A single window of Cydia strobilella chromosome 18, ilCydStro3.1, whole genome shotgun sequence DNA harbors:
- the LOC134749473 gene encoding acetylcholinesterase-like: protein MLSTKWLVLWSLWAARLARQPTAPLRVSSGVLRGSFAHDGSHVAYLSIPYATVNRRFQAPGPEPKWDGIFEAYDENVKCTQRLTSSIIMGQENCLVLNVYTPPQSSHPQSSLPVLVFIHGGGFRDGSGSPFLYGPEYLVKHGVILVTFNYRLEVLGFLCLGTKEAPGNAGLKDQVAALRWIKKNIRAFGGDPDNVTIFGESAGSASVSYHLISPMSKGLFHKAIMQSGTAMSPWSFQFEPLQVAKSYVQQFGYTTENTSEIYKTLMTKSSQHLMKTRVPRKEGDIVLSENIFVPCVETKITGVEQFLPDKPFTLISKGNYHKVPIIIGYNNAEGYMFTAKENDTTIAKLDFYKALPRDLDIKDEEEKRAIADKLKQLYMGDKAISKKTIVEFSQYEGDTGITYPVLATIDLLLKTSTEPIFTYRLDYDGWLNVAKFFCGWGKAPGATHADELFYMFKPLFPTAYLMEQNIVDVVSKMWTNFAKSGNPTPAPSSRLPKWPPSTRTDARLLVIDKHFHYRPLWEEKAMAFWNQTYNKFRRK from the exons ATGTTAAGCACGAAGTGGCTAGTGCTGTGGTCGCTATGGGCAGCGCGGCTGGCGCGGCAGCCGACGGCGCCTCTGCGCGTGAGCAGCGGGGTGCTGCGCGGGAGCTTCGCGCATGACGGCTCGCACGTCGCGTACTTGAGCATACCATATGCCACTGTCAATCGTCGGTTTCAG GCACCCGGACCAGAACCAAAATGGGATGGCATTTTCGAAGCCTACGACGAGAACGTCAAATGCACCCAACGTCTCACCAGCTCCATCATTATGGGCCAGGAAAACTGCCTCGTCCTGAATGTCTACACTCCTCCCCAGTCTTCCCATCCCCAGTCTTCCCTTCCAGTCCTCGTGTTCATCCATGGCGGAGGCTTTAGAGATGGCTCTGGATCTCCTTTCCTCTATGGACCTGAGTATTTAGTCAAGCATGGAGTTATACTCGTCACATTCAACTATAGATTAGAAGTCTTAGGCTTCTTATGTTTAGGCACTAAGGAAGCCCCAGGCAATGCTGGCTTGAAGGATCAAGTTGCAGCTTTAAGATGGATCAAGAAGAATATTAGAGCGTTTGGTGGTGATCCTGATAATGTTACTATTTTTGGAGAAAGCGCAGGGTCAGCTTCCGTTTCCTACCATTTGATATCACCTATGTCGAAAGGACTATTCCATAAAGCCATCATGCAAAGCGGGACAGCGATGTCTCCGTGGAGTTTTCAGTTTGAGCCTTTACAAGTTGCTAAGTCATACGTCCAACAGTTTGGCTACACCACAGAGAATACAAGCGAAATATACAAGACATTGATGACGAAATCCAGTCAGCACTTGATGAAAACTCGAGTACCAAGAAAAGAGGGGGACATAGTTCTATCAGAAAACATTTTCGTGCCTTGTGTCGAGACAAAGATAACAGGCGTTGAGCAATTCTTGCCAGATAAACCCTTTACTCTTATATCTAAAGGGAATTATCATAAAGTGCCAATTATAATAGGGTATAACAATGCAGAAGGGTATATGTTTACTGCTAAAGAGAATGACACAACAATAGCTAAGTTAGATTTTTACAAAGCCTTGCCAAGAGATCTCGACATTAAAGACGAAGAAGAGAAAAGAGCTATAGCTGATAAGTTAAAGCAATTATACATGGGTGATAAAGCCATATCAAAGAAGACTATTGTGGAGTTCTCGCAATATGAAGGTGATACTGGGATTACGTATCCAGTCTTAGCCACAATAGACCTGCTTCTTAAAACAAGTACGGAGCCAATATTTACATATAGATTAGACTATGATGGTTGGCTGAATGTGGCCAAGTTTTTCTGCGGATGGGGGAAAGCTCCTGGAGCTACACACGCTGATGAACTGTTTTATATGTTTAAGCCACTTTTCCCTACTGCTTATTTGATGGAACAAAATATAGTGGATGTTGTTAGTAAAATGTGGACCAATTTTGCAAAATCTGG GAACCCGACCCCGGCGCCATCTTCCCGTCTTCCAAAATGGCCGCCAAGCACCCGGACAGACGCCCGTCTTCTAGTCATAGACAAGCACTTCCACTACCGCCCTCTGTGGGAGGAAAAGGCGATGGCATTCTGGAACCAAACGTACAACAAGTTCagaagaaaataa